From a single Nicotiana tabacum cultivar K326 chromosome 8, ASM71507v2, whole genome shotgun sequence genomic region:
- the LOC107830633 gene encoding protein CURVATURE THYLAKOID 1C, chloroplastic-like produces MASVVAKLNPPPLAISGRQTLFGTVQTSTLSIPRTRQSHLAITAKATSDSSESSSVVQSVKNIWDKPEDRVAVIGLGIAAIVGFWASSNLITAIDHLPLIPSVFEFVGILFSSWFVYRYLLFKPDRKELFQAINKSISDILGQ; encoded by the exons ATGGCTTCAGTCGTAGCTAAGCTGAATCCTCCTCCGTTAGCCATCAGTGGACGACAGACCCTTTTTGGAACTGTTCAGACATCTACTCTTTCTATACCGAGGA CAAGACAAAGTCATCTGGCCATCACAGCAAAGGCTACGAGTGATAGTTCTGAATCCTCAAGTGTTGTTCAATCAGTAAAGAATATT TGGGACAAGCCTGAAGACCGTGTTGCTGTAATTGGGTTGGGAATTGCTGCTATTGTTGGTTTCTGGGCTTCTTCAAATCTTATTACG GCAATCGACCACCTGCCCCTCATTCCAAGTGTGTTTGAATTCGTTGGGATATTGTTTTCTTCT tGGTTCGTATACAGATACCTCTTATTCAAGCCCGACAG GAAAGAATTGTTTCAAGCGATCAATAAATCAATATCAGATATCTTGGGCCAGTGA